Proteins from a single region of Candidatus Saccharibacteria bacterium:
- a CDS encoding DUF3048 domain-containing protein — MKDETKQSRIRQFFRRLRQWIVSHRVASLAIGGSILVLIAAGITFALLSQKMPEIEHYTPTPIAKIDDKPLYYSPLTGLAVSSEAETKMPVTAIMIENSPDARPQSGLKKSGIVYEAIAEGGITRFLTLHQQDKPQLIGPVRSLRMYYVDWLAPYNASVAHIGGSAAALKEVRSGKYRDIDQFFNSAYYWRSTDRYAPHNVYTSFKKLDALNKAKGYKTSTFTGFSRTDEKPAEKVTANSVTINFSGPLFNTSYKYDKKNNRYTRYIAGAPHKDREDGTITPKVVIAMKVSMQRVFEDGYREAIKTTGSGEAIIFQNGTAQKVKWYKASRASQITFTDSKGVDVPLARGQTWIAAVPTSGGGVSWK, encoded by the coding sequence ATGAAGGACGAAACTAAGCAGTCTCGAATCCGTCAATTCTTTCGCCGCCTACGGCAATGGATTGTATCGCACCGAGTCGCTTCGCTGGCGATAGGGGGTTCTATTTTGGTGCTCATTGCTGCCGGCATTACTTTTGCGCTTTTGTCGCAAAAAATGCCCGAAATCGAGCATTACACACCGACCCCTATTGCGAAGATCGATGACAAGCCACTCTACTATTCGCCACTCACAGGCCTAGCCGTTTCCAGCGAGGCTGAAACAAAAATGCCCGTAACAGCAATCATGATAGAAAACAGCCCCGACGCCAGGCCGCAATCTGGGTTAAAAAAGTCGGGTATTGTGTACGAAGCCATTGCCGAAGGTGGTATTACTCGATTTCTCACACTCCACCAGCAAGATAAGCCTCAACTTATTGGACCCGTTCGCAGTCTCCGCATGTACTATGTGGATTGGCTCGCCCCATACAATGCCAGCGTCGCACATATCGGTGGCAGCGCTGCCGCGCTCAAAGAAGTCCGTAGCGGAAAGTACCGTGATATCGACCAGTTCTTCAACAGCGCTTACTACTGGCGTTCAACCGACCGCTACGCACCGCACAATGTCTACACCAGCTTCAAAAAACTCGACGCATTAAATAAGGCAAAAGGATACAAAACCTCTACCTTTACAGGGTTTTCGCGAACCGACGAAAAGCCAGCTGAAAAAGTAACGGCAAATTCGGTAACAATTAACTTCAGTGGACCGCTATTCAACACCAGCTACAAATACGACAAAAAGAATAACCGCTACACTCGCTACATAGCCGGCGCACCACACAAAGACCGCGAAGATGGCACTATTACACCAAAGGTCGTCATCGCCATGAAAGTCAGCATGCAACGCGTGTTCGAAGATGGCTATCGCGAAGCAATTAAAACGACTGGTAGTGGTGAAGCGATTATATTCCAAAATGGAACCGCCCAAAAGGTTAAGTGGTACAAGGCATCACGAGCATCGCAAATTACATTCACCGACTCCAAGGGCGTTGACGTGCCTCTTGCACGAGGACAAACCTGGATTGCAGCCGTTCCAACCAGCGGTGGAGGCGTCTCATGGAAGTAA
- a CDS encoding HAMP domain-containing histidine kinase: protein MEVKKQAEKAQGMIRSYWPRFKMHATLTTILMQVAGTLAVGFALIATNVTVPTTSFWIILLAILTSSIGINLLLINILTAPLKDLTSALTHVSGEPTIVTPPNPNAQHFERDGFKPLLQLIYELAAKKDKAEDVAEKDDPETDFPTALNNASIGFIVLNTKQEVIYANDKAPVHTDPKGKRIIDLLFDEQPTLQDWLKDCEDHAVHAENSWQRIANKVTGEEGRRIYDVTASYQKGSEAEVVLALFERTSEYQPEDDDLDFIAFAAHELRGPITVIRGYLDVLGDELEEKLDEDQLELLKRLVVSANRLSSYVNNILNASRYDRRHLKVHLREDAIADIYDTISDDMQLRAASQNRMLTVQFPDNLPTIAADRASVSEVLSNLIDNAIKYSNEGGLVAVTAKADGEFIKVSVEDHGIGMPGSVVSNLFHKFYRSHRSRETVAGTGIGLYISKAIVESHGGKIEVRSAEGSGSTFEFSLPIYSTVAAKLGANDNSNEGLIEHNEDGWIKNHAMYRG from the coding sequence ATGGAAGTAAAAAAGCAGGCCGAAAAAGCACAGGGCATGATCCGTTCGTACTGGCCACGCTTCAAAATGCACGCCACACTAACAACCATTCTTATGCAGGTAGCGGGCACGCTCGCTGTTGGGTTTGCCCTTATTGCAACCAACGTTACGGTGCCAACAACGTCTTTTTGGATTATTCTTCTGGCGATCCTCACTAGCTCGATCGGCATAAACCTACTACTTATCAATATTCTTACCGCACCCCTTAAGGATCTTACAAGCGCTCTCACGCATGTATCCGGCGAGCCGACAATTGTCACGCCTCCAAACCCTAACGCGCAGCATTTTGAACGCGACGGATTCAAGCCACTTTTGCAATTAATCTATGAACTTGCGGCAAAAAAAGACAAAGCCGAAGACGTCGCCGAAAAAGATGATCCTGAAACGGATTTTCCAACAGCGCTTAACAACGCATCGATCGGGTTTATCGTACTAAACACCAAACAAGAGGTCATTTACGCCAACGACAAGGCGCCAGTTCACACCGATCCAAAAGGGAAAAGGATAATCGACCTTCTGTTTGACGAACAGCCCACCCTACAAGATTGGCTAAAGGACTGCGAAGACCACGCGGTTCATGCCGAAAACAGCTGGCAACGTATTGCAAACAAGGTAACTGGCGAGGAAGGGCGAAGAATCTACGACGTTACGGCATCCTACCAAAAAGGAAGCGAAGCCGAGGTTGTGCTTGCGCTTTTTGAGCGTACCTCCGAATACCAGCCCGAAGACGATGATCTCGACTTTATCGCGTTCGCCGCGCACGAGCTTCGCGGACCAATTACCGTTATTCGTGGCTACCTAGACGTTCTGGGCGACGAACTAGAGGAGAAACTCGACGAAGATCAGCTCGAACTGTTAAAACGACTTGTTGTTTCTGCTAACCGCCTCAGTAGCTACGTCAATAATATTCTCAACGCATCGCGCTACGACCGTCGCCACCTCAAGGTACATCTTCGCGAAGATGCAATCGCGGATATTTACGATACGATCAGCGACGATATGCAGCTGCGCGCAGCAAGTCAAAACCGCATGCTCACCGTGCAATTTCCAGATAATCTGCCGACAATTGCCGCAGACCGTGCAAGCGTTAGCGAGGTGCTTTCTAATCTTATCGACAACGCGATTAAATACAGCAATGAAGGTGGCTTGGTCGCTGTTACCGCAAAAGCCGACGGGGAATTTATCAAGGTTTCCGTAGAAGACCACGGCATCGGGATGCCAGGTAGCGTCGTTAGTAACCTGTTTCACAAATTCTATCGCTCACACCGATCACGCGAAACGGTCGCAGGAACCGGCATCGGGCTTTACATTAGTAAGGCAATTGTTGAGTCACATGGTGGTAAAATAGAAGTGCGAAGCGCCGAAGGCTCTGGATCGACATTTGAGTTCAGTCTTCCGATATACAGCACAGTGGCAGCAAAGCTCGGCGCAAACGACAACAGCAACGAAGGCCTCATCGAACACAACGAAGACGGCTGGATTAAGAACCACGCTATGTACAGGGGGTAA
- a CDS encoding response regulator, with protein MAIKTILCIEDDRFIGEMYVRSLKKAGYDVDWMVDGNDGLVAARNKQYDLILLDIMLPERRGSEILAALRGGDEDLIPKTRVVVLTNFDQDDESRAAMQHNADAYLIKAEITPKKLLAVIEKLNDLPAQTL; from the coding sequence ATGGCAATTAAAACAATTCTGTGTATCGAAGATGACCGTTTTATTGGCGAGATGTATGTAAGAAGCCTTAAAAAGGCGGGGTACGATGTCGACTGGATGGTCGACGGCAACGATGGCCTTGTTGCCGCCCGCAATAAACAGTACGACCTTATATTACTTGACATCATGCTTCCCGAACGACGGGGGAGCGAAATCTTGGCCGCACTGCGCGGCGGCGACGAAGATCTTATTCCAAAGACACGAGTTGTTGTGTTAACCAACTTCGATCAAGACGACGAATCACGAGCAGCCATGCAGCATAACGCCGACGCCTATCTTATTAAGGCCGAAATAACGCCGAAAAAGCTACTCGCCGTTATCGAAAAGTTAAACGATCTCCCGGCTCAAACCCTTTAA
- a CDS encoding HD domain-containing protein yields the protein MSERISSWKNFEHDDNKIVREADKVGDQALDIVDRRYGCGYPSWRPGSHELSYHNGHHARAVGDAALKVCTRMGLSRPELAVAKAAGYSHDLVQLKGRGRDENESAEWFEGQLERARVFPEPLRHIGGLAIKGTEPIFSGKRIVGQMATRLDYPDKDARLLGLGVACGDFGELYTPEGPLLSHQLFREIKGMPREQNIPFDEITDFQRGQVQLLETYKYPHPTGESTLATHRRQVTTFAKTILRQLESGTIESWPELIERDMSFIRQLR from the coding sequence ATGAGTGAGCGTATTTCATCATGGAAAAATTTTGAGCATGACGACAATAAAATAGTAAGAGAAGCCGATAAGGTTGGGGATCAGGCACTTGATATTGTCGACAGAAGGTACGGATGCGGCTACCCGTCGTGGCGACCAGGCTCTCATGAACTGTCGTACCACAACGGCCACCACGCTAGGGCAGTAGGCGACGCAGCGCTAAAAGTATGTACACGCATGGGACTATCCAGGCCAGAGCTTGCCGTCGCCAAGGCCGCAGGGTATTCCCACGACCTGGTGCAGCTAAAAGGGCGCGGCCGAGACGAGAACGAAAGCGCCGAGTGGTTTGAGGGTCAGCTCGAACGCGCGCGGGTATTCCCGGAGCCTCTCCGACATATTGGCGGCCTTGCAATCAAGGGAACGGAGCCTATTTTTTCTGGAAAGCGAATAGTCGGACAGATGGCAACCCGGCTTGATTACCCAGATAAAGACGCACGCCTCCTTGGCCTTGGCGTCGCTTGTGGGGACTTTGGCGAGCTTTATACACCGGAAGGTCCTTTGTTGTCGCATCAATTATTTAGAGAAATCAAAGGAATGCCAAGAGAGCAGAATATTCCGTTTGATGAAATTACCGATTTTCAACGTGGACAAGTACAGTTACTCGAGACGTACAAATATCCTCACCCTACAGGTGAAAGCACGCTCGCAACACATCGCCGCCAGGTGACAACATTTGCTAAAACGATTCTCCGCCAACTTGAAAGTGGCACAATTGAATCGTGGCCAGAGTTAATCGAGCGCGACATGTCTTTCATTCGTCAGCTTAGATAG
- a CDS encoding acetate/propionate family kinase, translating to MGVAGSFSLIANPGSASRKYALYEGAALRATLHFEWSRGKIICTLIRGADSYSEDVDIRHFDQCASLVLAILQKRKVMTSDDVVEKVGVRVVAPGAYFLADRIVDDGFIAELAAAKARAPLHIAATLEEIETLRRQFDAATIVGVSDSAYHITKPDYAWNYGISLEIADRFDIKRFGYHGLSVASAVRQLTKAGKLPEKLIVCHLGSGASVTAVYKGESMDTSMGYSPLEGIIMSTRSGSIDPTATRVLRDVCGLNDGGLEKHLNTESGLLGLGGSSDIRELLEREAAGDTRAQLALSTYVHSVQKTIGQMAGVLDGADAIVFTGTVGERSAPIRERVIEKLHYLSFVLDETANKNCTASKVVTDINHAGCSPIWVVTANEADEMARRLDYLS from the coding sequence ATGGGTGTGGCCGGCTCGTTCAGCTTAATAGCGAACCCTGGGAGTGCCAGTCGCAAGTACGCGCTTTATGAGGGCGCGGCCTTGCGGGCGACACTTCATTTTGAGTGGTCTCGTGGAAAAATAATCTGCACACTAATACGCGGTGCAGATTCTTATAGTGAAGATGTGGACATACGACATTTTGATCAATGTGCCTCGCTAGTGCTTGCTATCTTGCAAAAGCGCAAGGTAATGACCAGCGATGATGTCGTTGAAAAGGTTGGGGTGCGCGTGGTTGCGCCAGGTGCGTATTTTTTGGCCGATCGTATTGTTGATGACGGCTTTATTGCTGAACTTGCCGCCGCAAAGGCGCGAGCTCCCCTTCATATCGCAGCCACACTCGAAGAAATCGAAACGCTTCGCCGGCAGTTTGACGCCGCTACTATTGTCGGTGTTTCGGATAGCGCGTATCATATCACGAAGCCCGATTATGCCTGGAATTATGGTATCTCGCTAGAAATAGCCGACCGGTTCGATATTAAACGATTTGGCTACCATGGTCTTTCGGTGGCGTCTGCTGTGCGACAGTTAACGAAAGCCGGAAAACTGCCCGAGAAACTTATCGTTTGTCACCTGGGCAGTGGCGCCAGTGTTACGGCCGTTTATAAAGGCGAAAGTATGGATACTTCTATGGGCTACTCGCCGCTTGAAGGGATTATCATGAGTACACGAAGTGGCTCGATCGACCCTACGGCAACACGCGTCCTGCGGGATGTGTGTGGCTTAAACGATGGGGGGCTCGAGAAACATCTCAATACCGAGAGCGGTCTTTTAGGTCTTGGCGGCTCGTCGGATATTCGCGAGCTGTTAGAGCGTGAGGCTGCGGGCGATACTCGTGCGCAACTGGCATTATCGACATATGTTCACAGTGTTCAAAAAACAATTGGCCAAATGGCGGGCGTGCTTGATGGGGCTGATGCAATCGTATTTACCGGAACTGTTGGTGAACGCTCTGCGCCAATTCGTGAACGCGTTATAGAAAAGCTTCACTATCTTAGTTTTGTCCTTGATGAGACAGCTAACAAAAACTGCACGGCAAGTAAGGTGGTGACAGATATCAATCACGCAGGGTGCTCGCCTATTTGGGTGGTTACCGCAAACGAGGCTGACGAAATGGCTCGTCGTCTTGACTATCTAAGCTGA